One genomic segment of Bacteroides caccae includes these proteins:
- a CDS encoding IS1182 family transposase produces the protein MTKIHFRPYNSNQTVLFPQRIDEDIAEHDPVRMVDALVESLNLESFRKLYKECGRSPYHPRMMLKVILYAYMNNVYSCRKIEKLLHRDIHYIWLAGYEKPDFITINRFRNRVKKEINEVFTQTVLLLSSKGFIRLNVEYIDGTKIESKANKYTFVWRKTVERNCERLMKKIHVLLGQIDDVIAQENSSESNEEIEFTPAMLTEMAGELRKALEQVPEPSTKEEKTALKKKRKQLKELEEHRDKLQEYDNRLNTLQDRNSYSKTDKDATFMRMKEDAMRNGQTKPGYNLQIGTENQFITDFALFPNPTDTLTMIPFLQSFSSRYDRLAHTVVADSGYGSEENYRFMSENGMAGYVKYNYFHMEQRPRFKPDPFRAENFYYNEEQDFCICPMGQKMQRIGTRHVKTASGYVSENATYRAIRCEGCPLRCRCFKAKGNRTIELNHRLRKYKQKAKELLCSEEGLKHRGQRCIEPEAVFGQMKNNMNYKRFRHFGKDKVFMDFSFFAIAFNIKKMCAKMTKEGMDWLIRPFYELTVALFRCCEHINQRNPQNIAA, from the coding sequence ATGACAAAGATACATTTTCGTCCTTATAATTCCAACCAAACAGTGCTTTTTCCTCAAAGAATTGACGAGGATATTGCAGAGCATGATCCAGTTCGGATGGTTGACGCTCTGGTTGAGAGCCTGAACCTTGAAAGTTTCAGGAAGTTGTATAAGGAATGCGGCCGCAGCCCTTACCATCCCAGGATGATGCTCAAGGTCATTCTCTATGCCTATATGAACAACGTCTATTCCTGCCGGAAAATTGAAAAGCTCCTTCATCGTGACATCCATTATATCTGGCTTGCCGGATATGAGAAACCTGATTTCATTACCATCAACCGTTTCCGCAACCGGGTGAAAAAGGAAATCAACGAGGTATTTACCCAAACCGTACTCCTTCTCTCTTCCAAAGGCTTCATCAGGCTGAATGTGGAATACATTGACGGGACAAAGATTGAGTCCAAAGCCAATAAGTATACTTTCGTCTGGCGAAAAACGGTTGAGCGGAACTGTGAACGCCTGATGAAGAAGATACATGTCCTGTTAGGGCAGATAGACGATGTCATCGCCCAGGAGAACTCATCGGAAAGCAATGAGGAGATTGAGTTCACTCCGGCCATGCTGACTGAGATGGCTGGAGAATTGCGGAAAGCACTTGAACAGGTTCCTGAGCCCTCCACGAAAGAGGAAAAGACTGCGTTGAAAAAGAAACGCAAACAGCTGAAGGAACTGGAAGAACACAGGGACAAGCTGCAGGAATACGACAACCGTCTGAACACGCTACAGGACAGGAACTCCTATTCCAAAACGGACAAGGACGCTACTTTCATGAGAATGAAGGAGGATGCCATGCGTAACGGCCAGACAAAGCCCGGTTACAACCTCCAGATCGGCACCGAGAACCAGTTCATTACCGATTTTGCACTCTTTCCGAACCCTACGGATACACTGACCATGATACCTTTCCTGCAATCCTTCTCAAGCAGATATGACAGGTTGGCCCATACGGTGGTGGCCGATTCCGGCTACGGTTCTGAGGAGAATTACCGCTTCATGTCAGAAAACGGTATGGCGGGCTACGTCAAATACAACTACTTCCACATGGAACAGCGGCCGAGATTCAAACCGGACCCGTTCAGGGCGGAAAACTTCTACTACAATGAAGAACAAGACTTTTGTATCTGCCCCATGGGACAGAAGATGCAAAGGATAGGGACTAGACATGTGAAAACAGCATCCGGATATGTCAGCGAAAATGCCACGTACAGAGCCATCAGATGTGAAGGCTGTCCGCTAAGATGCCGATGTTTTAAAGCAAAGGGGAACAGAACGATAGAGTTGAATCACAGACTCAGAAAATACAAGCAAAAAGCCAAAGAGTTGCTCTGCTCAGAGGAAGGACTGAAACACAGAGGACAGAGATGCATAGAACCGGAAGCCGTGTTCGGACAAATGAAAAACAATATGAATTACAAACGTTTCCGCCATTTTGGAAAGGATAAGGTCTTCATGGACTTTTCCTTCTTTGCCATTGCCTTCAATATAAAAAAGATGTGTGCAAAAATGACTAAAGAAGGTATGGATTGGCTGATTAGACCGTTTTATGAGCTTACAGTTGCTCTATTTAGATGTTGCGAACACATAAACCAAAGAAATCCTCAAAATATCGCAGCTTAA
- a CDS encoding endonuclease/exonuclease/phosphatase family protein: protein MKKQLFCTIFFVLLISVCFGQKPYKVVFYNLENFFDTINDPEVKDDEFTPEGPKKWNTAKYNKKLGNIERVLFGMAAIDKEYPIVIGVSEVENRNVLEDIVATPKLAPGNYRISHFDSPEARGVDVAFLYRPDVFKLEGQYPVKTVIPSLPDFKTRDILTMWGTIEDEPFFFMVAHWPSRLGGKDVSEFKRIAVGRQMRSIADSVLQANPATKIVMMGDFNDDPTDKSITEGLGAKLKMKDLSAGDLYAPYADMLKAGYGTLAYGDAWNIFDNIVISENLAKGSTGKLKIQKAPGSKFYGNIFKQHYMIQKEGQYKGYPLRTYVGNNFQGGFSDHFPVYIYISK from the coding sequence ATGAAGAAACAATTATTTTGCACCATATTCTTTGTACTGCTGATTTCCGTTTGTTTTGGTCAGAAACCATACAAAGTGGTATTCTATAATCTCGAAAACTTCTTCGATACGATCAATGATCCCGAAGTTAAAGATGACGAGTTTACCCCCGAAGGACCAAAAAAATGGAATACAGCCAAGTATAATAAAAAGCTTGGCAATATCGAACGAGTATTGTTCGGTATGGCAGCTATCGACAAAGAGTATCCAATCGTTATCGGGGTATCGGAAGTAGAAAACCGGAACGTACTGGAAGACATTGTAGCTACCCCCAAGCTGGCACCGGGTAATTATCGGATCTCACATTTCGATTCACCCGAAGCCCGTGGAGTAGACGTAGCTTTCCTCTACCGTCCGGATGTATTCAAATTGGAAGGGCAATATCCTGTAAAGACCGTCATTCCTTCATTGCCGGACTTCAAGACTCGCGATATCCTGACTATGTGGGGAACCATAGAAGACGAACCGTTCTTCTTTATGGTAGCTCACTGGCCCTCTCGCCTGGGAGGAAAAGATGTTTCAGAGTTCAAACGTATTGCGGTTGGACGCCAGATGCGCAGCATCGCAGACTCTGTACTGCAGGCCAACCCGGCAACTAAAATAGTGATGATGGGTGACTTCAATGATGATCCGACAGATAAAAGTATAACCGAAGGGTTAGGAGCCAAATTAAAAATGAAAGATTTGTCTGCCGGTGATTTATACGCCCCGTATGCCGATATGCTGAAAGCCGGTTACGGTACATTAGCTTACGGTGATGCGTGGAACATATTTGATAATATTGTTATATCTGAAAATCTTGCCAAAGGATCTACCGGAAAACTGAAAATACAAAAAGCTCCCGGATCAAAATTCTACGGCAATATCTTCAAACAACATTATATGATACAAAAAGAGGGACAATACAAGGGGTATCCACTACGTACCTATGTCGGAAATAATTTCCAAGGTGGATTCAGCGACCATTTCCCTGTATATATCTATATAAGCAAATAA
- a CDS encoding MgtC/SapB family protein — MEQLYNYLPRELVTFVLVTLFSLLIGLSQRRISLKREGETTLFGTDRTFTFIGILGYLLYILDPTDMRLFMGGGAVLGVLLGLNYYVKQSQFHVFGVTTIIIALITYCMAPIVATQPSWFYVMVIVTVLLLTELKHTFTEFAQRMKNDEMITLAKFLAISGIILPMLPNKNLIPDINLTPYSIWLATVVVSGISYLSYLLKRYVFHESGTLVSGIIGGLYSSTATISVLARKSRKASEQEATDYVAAMLFAVSMMFLRFMILILIFSREIFQSIYPYLLIMSVIAAAVGWFIHSRQKRPKDSDAEPEDDDSSNPLEFKVALIFAVLFVIFTVLTHYTLVYAGTGGLNLLSFVSGFSDITPFILNLLQNTGSVAALIITACSMQAIISNIMVNMFYALFFAGKGSKLRPWILGGFGVVIACNFVLLLFFYL; from the coding sequence ATGGAACAGTTGTACAACTATCTGCCGCGGGAATTGGTCACTTTCGTTCTGGTGACCTTGTTTTCTTTACTAATCGGGCTTTCGCAGCGCCGAATCAGTTTGAAGCGTGAGGGTGAAACTACCCTTTTCGGGACCGACCGTACATTTACTTTTATCGGAATCTTGGGGTATCTGCTCTATATACTCGACCCTACCGATATGCGTCTGTTTATGGGAGGCGGTGCAGTGTTGGGAGTGTTGTTGGGGCTGAACTATTACGTCAAGCAGTCTCAGTTTCATGTTTTTGGTGTTACTACCATTATTATTGCGTTGATTACCTATTGCATGGCTCCTATCGTAGCCACTCAACCTTCCTGGTTTTACGTCATGGTGATTGTGACGGTACTTCTTTTGACCGAACTGAAACATACGTTTACCGAATTTGCTCAGCGTATGAAGAATGATGAAATGATTACGCTGGCGAAATTCCTTGCTATCAGTGGTATCATATTGCCTATGTTGCCGAACAAGAACCTGATTCCTGATATCAATCTTACTCCTTATTCCATTTGGCTGGCAACGGTTGTGGTATCCGGCATCTCGTATCTGTCTTATCTGCTGAAAAGATATGTATTCCATGAGTCAGGCACTTTGGTATCCGGCATTATCGGAGGGCTGTATAGCAGTACGGCTACGATCTCGGTACTTGCCCGTAAAAGTCGGAAAGCGTCGGAGCAGGAAGCTACCGACTATGTTGCCGCCATGCTGTTTGCTGTCAGTATGATGTTCCTGCGTTTTATGATACTGATACTGATTTTTAGCCGGGAGATTTTCCAGTCTATTTATCCGTACTTGCTGATTATGTCGGTGATAGCTGCGGCTGTAGGGTGGTTTATTCATTCCCGGCAGAAACGTCCTAAAGATTCGGATGCCGAACCGGAAGACGATGATAGCAGTAACCCGCTGGAATTTAAGGTTGCCCTAATCTTTGCCGTATTATTTGTAATCTTTACTGTGCTGACTCATTATACGTTAGTCTATGCAGGTACAGGTGGATTGAATCTGCTTTCTTTTGTATCCGGCTTTAGTGATATTACTCCTTTTATCTTGAACTTGTTGCAAAATACCGGTAGCGTTGCCGCACTGATTATTACTGCTTGCAGTATGCAGGCTATCATCAGTAATATAATGGTGAATATGTTCTATGCTTTGTTCTTCGCCGGGAAGGGAAGCAAGCTCCGTCCTTGGATTTTAGGGGGATTCGGGGTAGTGATTGCCTGTAATTTTGTGTTGTTGCTGTTCTTCTATCTTTAA
- a CDS encoding carboxypeptidase-like regulatory domain-containing protein — MKIKSFLIMVLSLISLTVAAQNGGIKGKVVSRATRTAIDGVKVTLTPGNVTTTTDEKGNFIFENLNKGEYSLAFEAAEYEPLSIAVRVDKLIRDINNVVLVPDNQSPTVDDAIFAEFDTETLDDAQSLPSSLSASKDVFNNIASYKFSEMRFNLRGYDSRYTDVYLNGILFNDALTGYSPWSLWSGLNDATRNQEVTSGLNMGEMGIGSLGGTTNINTRPSQMRKGFRASLVNGNSTYRFRGMVTYASGLQDNGWSYAFSVSTRQGGNSYARGVYYNAFGYFAAVEKQFNDQHRLALSVLGAPTERGTQQAATQEVYDLVGNNYYNPNWGWQSGKRRNARVRNYHEPIAVLNYTYDINDRSQLNVATSVRFGENGYSALTWYAGPDPRPDYYRYLPSYSNGTTYGAWLDEAWRANTDNIRHINWGQLYDINRNQEENATYGPGHRSINMIEERHTDQLDWNFYTQFSHTFRNNSRINGGVNLRRNRTEYYSEVKDLLGGDYWVDIDKFAERDMGGLNPIPYQNDMEYYEKYGHARAAKKGDKYGYDYYGNVLNARAWAQYEMSFGKLGVNLGGEIGHASLWRHGLWKKGLFLDDSQGDSKKLNYLTYKLKANFSYKFSAAHSIEANIMYMQDSPEFQSAFVSPRTRNAVTPGLSAEKVFGVDGSYNFRLGELRARVSGYYTKFMNQNKVLSYYDDVEATFSNFAMSGIDKRHFGVEVAASIPLDAGFYLNGALSWGQYTYDSNPNYVQIQDNSGEIKNEGKVYWKNFRVESTPQKAMNIGLSYRGPKNIYASLDLNYYSNMYISMSPLYRTDAVLTPGMTKEDVAELRSQEKFNSAYVVNASIGKNWFIKRQYTLGFSLEMKNLLNDQDIKTGGYEQVRLLKNKDTSYQTYQPFDSKYFYMFGSTYYLNLYFRF; from the coding sequence ATGAAAATAAAGAGTTTTCTAATCATGGTATTATCTTTGATTTCGCTGACTGTCGCTGCACAGAACGGCGGAATCAAGGGTAAAGTCGTATCACGTGCCACGCGTACGGCTATTGACGGTGTGAAAGTCACTTTAACACCGGGCAACGTCACAACGACAACTGACGAAAAAGGTAACTTCATATTTGAGAATTTGAATAAAGGTGAATATTCACTGGCTTTTGAAGCGGCAGAATATGAGCCATTGTCCATTGCGGTCCGAGTAGACAAACTGATAAGGGACATTAACAATGTAGTGTTAGTACCCGACAATCAATCTCCTACTGTGGACGATGCTATTTTTGCAGAATTTGATACGGAGACTTTGGACGATGCCCAATCATTGCCTTCATCACTGTCGGCATCCAAAGATGTATTCAACAACATCGCTTCCTACAAATTCAGCGAGATGCGTTTCAACCTTCGCGGATACGACTCACGCTATACTGATGTATACTTGAACGGTATCCTGTTCAATGATGCACTGACCGGATATTCTCCTTGGTCATTATGGAGCGGGTTAAACGACGCTACCCGTAATCAGGAAGTTACTTCAGGATTGAATATGGGAGAAATGGGTATTGGTAGCCTCGGCGGTACAACCAACATCAATACGCGTCCTTCACAAATGCGTAAAGGATTCCGTGCCAGTCTTGTAAATGGCAACTCAACATACCGTTTCCGTGGTATGGTGACGTATGCCTCAGGACTGCAAGATAATGGTTGGTCATACGCCTTCTCCGTTTCAACCCGACAGGGAGGTAACTCTTACGCTCGTGGTGTATATTACAATGCATTCGGATATTTCGCTGCCGTAGAAAAACAATTCAACGACCAACACCGTTTGGCTTTGAGCGTATTAGGTGCTCCGACAGAAAGAGGTACTCAACAAGCTGCCACTCAGGAAGTGTATGATCTAGTCGGAAACAACTATTACAACCCGAACTGGGGTTGGCAAAGCGGTAAACGCCGTAATGCACGTGTACGTAATTATCACGAGCCTATCGCTGTATTGAATTACACTTATGACATCAACGACCGTTCACAACTGAACGTGGCTACTTCCGTACGCTTCGGAGAGAACGGTTATTCGGCACTTACCTGGTATGCCGGTCCCGACCCACGCCCCGACTATTACAGATATTTGCCCAGCTACTCTAACGGGACTACTTACGGTGCCTGGTTAGATGAAGCATGGCGTGCCAATACGGATAATATCCGGCACATTAATTGGGGACAACTGTATGACATCAACCGTAATCAGGAAGAAAATGCAACGTATGGTCCGGGACACCGTTCTATCAATATGATAGAAGAACGCCATACCGACCAGTTGGACTGGAACTTCTATACACAGTTCTCTCATACGTTCCGCAATAATTCCAGAATAAATGGAGGAGTAAATTTACGCCGTAACCGTACGGAGTATTATAGCGAAGTGAAGGACCTGCTCGGTGGCGATTACTGGGTAGACATCGACAAATTTGCCGAACGTGACATGGGCGGATTAAATCCGATTCCTTATCAGAACGACATGGAATATTATGAAAAATACGGTCATGCACGCGCTGCCAAAAAAGGAGATAAATACGGATATGATTATTACGGAAATGTACTCAACGCACGCGCATGGGCTCAGTATGAAATGAGTTTCGGCAAACTGGGTGTCAACCTGGGCGGCGAGATCGGTCATGCTTCTTTATGGCGTCACGGGTTATGGAAGAAAGGTTTGTTCCTGGATGACTCTCAAGGCGACTCTAAGAAACTTAATTATCTGACTTATAAATTAAAAGCCAACTTCAGCTATAAATTCTCGGCAGCGCACTCTATCGAGGCTAATATCATGTATATGCAAGATTCGCCGGAATTTCAGTCCGCATTTGTATCACCGCGTACACGTAACGCCGTTACTCCGGGACTTTCCGCAGAAAAAGTATTCGGTGTAGACGGTTCCTATAATTTCCGTTTAGGAGAACTTAGGGCACGTGTATCCGGCTATTATACCAAGTTTATGAATCAGAACAAGGTTCTTTCTTACTATGACGACGTAGAAGCCACTTTCTCCAACTTTGCGATGAGCGGTATTGACAAACGTCATTTTGGCGTGGAGGTTGCTGCTTCTATTCCGCTCGACGCCGGATTCTACCTGAACGGTGCACTTAGCTGGGGACAATATACATACGATTCGAATCCCAACTACGTTCAGATACAGGATAATAGTGGTGAGATCAAAAACGAAGGTAAGGTATACTGGAAAAACTTCCGCGTAGAAAGTACTCCGCAGAAAGCAATGAATATCGGTTTGTCTTATCGTGGTCCCAAGAATATCTATGCTTCACTGGATTTGAATTATTACAGCAATATGTACATATCCATGAGTCCGCTGTATCGTACAGATGCGGTATTGACTCCGGGTATGACAAAAGAAGATGTTGCAGAACTCCGTAGCCAAGAGAAATTCAACTCTGCCTATGTAGTAAATGCCAGCATTGGTAAGAACTGGTTTATCAAGCGCCAGTACACTCTTGGATTCAGCCTGGAAATGAAGAATCTTCTCAACGACCAGGACATCAAGACCGGTGGTTACGAACAGGTTCGTTTGTTGAAGAACAAAGATACAAGCTACCAGACTTATCAGCCATTTGACTCCAAATATTTCTATATGTTTGGTTCGACTTACTATCTGAATCTTTATTTCCGCTTCTAA
- a CDS encoding DUF5689 domain-containing protein: MSKLLKICMVVAAVLSFTGCYNDFDDPAPAKVWTEADFNKDQIITIKQLKDIYYAKYAPGSTAGLGKYVEITEDYVIRGKVISSDQAGNVYKSLYIYDETSQSGIELKLMVSNYVYYHMGQTIYVKTKGMALGNYRYMISLGMPPTEADIEKNYANRNLENQLLINEHICPGAMGELTENDVLVITPSNYETVLNDDALGRLVRFEGLTYKEGTSGNNFYPSYLEAIYENGKTEATYTSKSYISEGLTPTYAYSYNNQRYYGSAWFSYGGTTTEDKGNYIVRVSGYSNFALQPLPEAGATGDITAIYTKYSSSSGGFITYQLLVNSFNDINF; this comes from the coding sequence ATGAGCAAATTATTAAAAATATGTATGGTTGTAGCTGCTGTACTCAGTTTTACCGGTTGCTACAATGACTTTGATGATCCTGCACCGGCTAAAGTCTGGACAGAGGCAGATTTCAACAAAGACCAAATCATTACAATCAAACAGTTGAAAGATATATATTATGCCAAATATGCTCCGGGATCAACTGCCGGACTTGGCAAATATGTAGAAATCACAGAGGATTATGTAATCCGTGGTAAAGTAATATCAAGCGACCAGGCCGGGAACGTTTATAAATCTCTTTATATCTATGACGAGACTTCCCAATCCGGCATCGAACTAAAGCTAATGGTCAGCAACTATGTGTATTATCACATGGGACAGACTATTTATGTGAAGACCAAAGGAATGGCTCTCGGCAACTACCGGTATATGATTAGTCTCGGTATGCCGCCTACGGAAGCGGATATTGAGAAAAACTATGCAAACCGCAATCTGGAAAACCAACTGTTGATAAACGAACATATCTGCCCGGGTGCTATGGGAGAACTGACGGAGAATGATGTTTTAGTTATTACTCCAAGCAACTATGAAACAGTACTCAACGACGATGCGCTGGGACGCCTGGTTCGTTTCGAAGGATTAACCTATAAAGAAGGTACATCCGGTAACAACTTCTATCCTTCCTATCTGGAGGCTATTTATGAGAATGGTAAAACCGAGGCTACATACACTAGCAAGTCTTATATATCCGAAGGATTAACACCCACGTATGCATATAGCTATAATAACCAACGTTATTATGGTTCGGCATGGTTCTCTTATGGCGGTACAACCACCGAAGATAAGGGTAACTACATTGTACGTGTAAGCGGATATTCAAACTTCGCCCTACAACCATTGCCCGAAGCCGGTGCAACGGGAGATATAACAGCCATTTATACAAAATACTCTTCCAGTTCAGGCGGTTTCATCACTTACCAGTTACTGGTGAACAGTTTTAATGACATTAATTTCTAA
- a CDS encoding DNA/RNA non-specific endonuclease, with protein sequence MTSPPKYYAAAIKSVFFTVLILCAFACSNNDDPVSPTEDGEAYWKISSTVKSVSGSSAIILSGKTGTEWHAEVTEGTEWCSFSSKDYNITTKSGQIADGLNVLYVYYKTNSGKTQRRAQLTLRFAENAQKTFDLVQLAESQENLPAFNSWAELPTKVENTNYQYVTHYGLLNNQTIRNYSICFDKTKKAALWVAYPIHDAYLRKNVERTNRWAFDPIVPQSFQANCVEHSYKSSYDRGHQIASADRVCTDEMNAQTFYMSNMTPQLGSLNQQMWATLEGKVRSYSCSDTLYVVTGAYFGPGATTTTDGVGSSVPVPTNYFKVLLRTKSGSTNKKVQDCSPNELISIGFWVEQKGYGNSIPKSICTTVADIEEKTGFTFFPKVDSSVKQQKDLAQWGIK encoded by the coding sequence ATGACATCACCCCCCAAATACTACGCAGCAGCAATAAAGTCCGTATTCTTTACGGTGCTGATACTGTGTGCATTTGCGTGTAGCAATAACGACGACCCGGTATCCCCGACCGAAGACGGAGAAGCATATTGGAAAATATCTTCGACCGTGAAATCAGTTTCCGGATCATCAGCAATCATTCTATCCGGTAAAACCGGTACGGAATGGCACGCAGAAGTGACCGAAGGAACAGAATGGTGTTCTTTCAGTAGTAAAGATTATAATATAACGACCAAAAGTGGACAGATAGCAGATGGACTTAATGTACTATACGTATATTATAAGACCAATTCTGGAAAAACTCAACGAAGAGCACAACTAACGTTGCGTTTTGCAGAGAATGCTCAAAAGACTTTTGATCTGGTACAGCTAGCAGAATCCCAAGAGAATCTGCCGGCGTTTAACTCATGGGCTGAGCTACCTACTAAAGTAGAAAACACTAACTATCAATATGTTACTCACTATGGGCTCTTAAACAATCAAACAATTCGTAACTATTCGATTTGTTTCGATAAAACTAAGAAAGCCGCTTTATGGGTAGCATATCCGATACATGACGCCTACTTAAGAAAGAATGTAGAACGTACCAATCGTTGGGCTTTCGACCCTATTGTTCCTCAAAGTTTCCAGGCAAATTGTGTAGAGCATTCTTATAAAAGTAGTTATGACCGTGGCCATCAGATAGCATCTGCCGACCGTGTGTGTACAGATGAAATGAATGCACAGACATTCTATATGTCGAATATGACACCACAGCTTGGTTCCCTGAACCAACAGATGTGGGCGACTCTTGAGGGTAAAGTCCGCAGTTACAGTTGTAGTGATACATTGTATGTAGTGACCGGAGCTTATTTCGGCCCCGGAGCAACTACAACCACAGACGGCGTAGGTAGTTCCGTACCCGTTCCTACAAACTATTTCAAAGTACTGCTACGCACAAAAAGCGGTTCTACGAATAAAAAGGTGCAGGATTGCTCACCCAACGAATTAATATCTATTGGTTTCTGGGTAGAACAAAAAGGCTATGGAAATTCTATACCGAAAAGTATTTGCACAACAGTAGCTGATATTGAAGAAAAAACAGGTTTTACATTCTTCCCCAAAGTAGATAGTTCTGTGAAGCAACAGAAAGATCTCGCCCAATGGGGAATAAAATGA